A window from Corynebacterium urogenitale encodes these proteins:
- a CDS encoding tyrosine-type recombinase/integrase: MARNQWGSVRRLPSGRYQARYTAPNGETYKADNTFPDKLSALGWLAGIRRQIDLGTWEPPSNQDAPDIPTVGEIVEHWLQQTSVDIRDSSKATYTDILNQRILNSPELVSIPVDRLTPLLVAGWWKDINQRYPATPDRNKKAYSKLRAAIALAVEYGFLPYNPVDIRAARKRPPRKRKNLPETEQLKGILEHMPERYKLATALCLFHGLRIGETLGLQYKHVVKNRSGYTLRIEGTLQRLVNEERKTFTRWQPKTKTEAGFREVPVLKEFQHTLENHLKQFPGSGSEFLTTTAVGNPVMDTSFRSVFNNAKRKAGAPEEITPHYGRNWLITRLAEAGATPKEIGRVLGQEDVSTILDVYMRVREHRPLELMNRINLNQQTVS, translated from the coding sequence ATGGCACGAAATCAGTGGGGCTCGGTGAGACGATTGCCGAGTGGGCGTTACCAAGCGCGGTACACCGCTCCGAACGGTGAAACCTACAAAGCGGACAACACCTTCCCCGACAAGCTCTCCGCGCTCGGGTGGCTCGCGGGAATCAGGAGACAGATCGACCTTGGTACGTGGGAGCCTCCGAGCAATCAGGACGCTCCGGATATTCCAACGGTCGGGGAGATCGTTGAGCACTGGCTCCAGCAAACATCGGTAGACATCCGCGATTCATCGAAAGCAACCTACACCGACATCCTGAACCAGCGGATACTCAACTCTCCGGAGCTCGTGAGCATCCCGGTGGATAGGCTCACTCCCCTGCTTGTTGCAGGCTGGTGGAAGGACATCAACCAGCGCTATCCAGCAACACCCGACAGGAACAAGAAGGCGTACTCGAAACTGAGAGCAGCTATCGCACTCGCAGTCGAATACGGGTTCCTCCCCTACAACCCTGTGGACATCCGGGCTGCTCGCAAGCGGCCACCGCGCAAGCGCAAGAATCTTCCGGAGACCGAGCAGCTGAAGGGGATACTCGAGCACATGCCGGAGCGCTACAAGCTCGCTACGGCGCTGTGCTTGTTTCACGGGCTCAGGATCGGGGAAACGCTCGGACTCCAGTACAAGCACGTGGTGAAAAACCGCTCCGGTTACACGCTCAGGATCGAAGGAACTCTTCAGCGGCTCGTGAACGAGGAGCGCAAAACCTTCACTCGGTGGCAACCCAAGACCAAGACTGAAGCGGGGTTCAGGGAAGTTCCGGTGCTGAAGGAGTTTCAGCACACCCTGGAGAATCACCTAAAACAGTTCCCAGGTTCTGGGAGTGAGTTTCTTACCACCACCGCGGTAGGTAACCCCGTCATGGACACCTCCTTCAGATCGGTGTTCAACAACGCTAAGCGGAAGGCTGGAGCCCCGGAGGAGATCACTCCCCACTACGGTAGGAACTGGCTCATCACACGACTAGCTGAGGCGGGCGCAACCCCGAAGGAGATCGGCCGGGTTCTTGGCCAGGAGGATGTTTCGACAATCCTGGATGTGTACATGCGAGTTCGTGAGCACCGCCCGTTGGAGCTCATGAACCGCATTAACCTCAACCAACAAACTGTGTCTTAG